A genome region from Cutaneotrichosporon cavernicola HIS019 DNA, chromosome: 5 includes the following:
- a CDS encoding uncharacterized protein (impB/mucB/samB family C-terminal domain), giving the protein MEPPAVMAEEFPEETAEDDGTALDAAQVAEERQRSFERTLAGASVQKAGLACDQTEVNRIIAEASKGSKFYLNQVRKDQELTEKIEWFKAKRDELVRESPMERLEADADRILLEVEATCDLSQTIVHVDLDAFYASVEEQRDPSLKGKAFGVGKGVLTTASYEARKFGCRSGMAGFIAQKLCPHIILTNLHFDLYTATSNKVREVLVQYDENLMMAGLDEGYLNITSYMKTHDMTAADVICSDENKPNGQFEIEFDRAAIARFMRDLPVRKIPGFGRVTERCLEGLGVERCGDIYKRRGELMAMNHWFGFHGLCKAYLGIADNTVEAPKRGERKSVGVERTFRDKTANDDILRELEGIAEELENDLAALKYSGKTVTVKFKLHTYESKSRALSVKKYIATKEDILPIAVDLIRKEFPLRIRLLGIRMSSLKDLTLPDTGIRSFLKPETPEASASHVVPNITEDDEDDEPSLTGGRSPVALDPNPDAGPVCPICNRHLGPETSNADLNEHIDMCLNQDAFAEMADTAPSSAKRPAASDSRPGKKRKASNTTSKAGSSSAGKGSVLEWLRRG; this is encoded by the exons ATGGAGCCACCAGCCGTCATGGCGGAGGAGTTTCCGGAAGAGACGGCAGAGGACGATGGCACAGCTCTAGATGCTGCGCAAGTGGCAGAGGAACGCCAACGCAGCTTTGAACGCACTCTTGCTGGCGCCAGTGTCCAGAAGGCTG GACTGGCGTGCGACCAGACAG AGGTCAACCGGAtcatcgccgaggcctCCAAGGGCTCCAA GTTCTACCTCAATCAAGTAAGGAAGGATCAGGAGCTCACTGAGAAAATCGAATGGTTCAAGGCGAAGCGCGACGAACTGGTGCGCGAGTCCCCAATGGAGAGGTTGGAGGCGGATGCTGACCGGATT ttgctggaggtcgaggccacATGTGACTTGAGCCAGACCATCGTGCACGTCGACCTGGACGCTTTCTACGCATCGGTCGAGGAACAGCGAGACCCATcgctcaagggcaaggcgtTCGGAGTGGGCAAGGGTGTGCTCACGACCGCGTCT tacgaggcgcgcaagtTCGGTTGCCGCAGCGGCATGGCTGGTTTCATCGCCCAGAAGCTCTGCCCGCACATCATCCT TaccaacctccactttgaCTTGTACACTGCTACATCCAACAAGGTGCGCGAGGTACTCGTGCAGTACGATGAGAACCTAATGATGGCTGGTCTCGACGAGGGGTACCTCAATATCACCTCGTACATGAAGACGCACGACAtgaccgccgccgacgtg ATTTGCTCCGACGAGAACAAACCCAACGGCCAATTCGAGATCGAGttcgaccgcgccgccatcgcaCGCTTCATGCGTGATCTGCCAGTTCG GAAGATCCCGGGTTTCGGACGCGTCACGGAGCGGTGCCTCGAGGGCCTTGGTGTCGAGAGGTGTGGAGACATCTACAAGCGCCGTGGGGAACTGATGGCCATGAATCACTGGTTCGGCTTCCACGGGCTCTGCAAGGCGTACCTCGGCATTGCGGACAATACAGTTGAAGCGCCCAAGCGGGGCGAGCGGAAGAGCGTCGGTGTTGAGCG AACATTTCGCGACAAGACCGCCAATGACGACatcctgcgcgagctcgaagGCATCgctgaggagctcgagaacgaCTTGGCCGCTCTAAAGTACTCGGGCAAGACGGTGACTGTCAAGTTCAAACTACACACCTACGAGA gcaAGTCGCGCGCTCTGTCGGTCAAGAAGTACATTGcgaccaaggaggacaTCCTCCCGATCGCGGTCGACCTCATCCGCAAGGAATTCCCATTGCGTATCCGCCTGCTAGGTATCCGAATGAGTAGCCTGAAGGACCTGACTTTGCCGGACACTGGGATACGAAGC TTCCTCAAGCCAGAGACTCCGGAGGCCAGCGCATCGCACGTCGTACCCAACATAACagaggacgatgaggacgacgagcccaGTCTGACAGGCGGCCGGAGCCCTGTAGCGCTCGACCCCAACCCGGACGCTGGGCCTGTGTGTCCCATCTGCAATCGCCATCTCGGCCCAGAGACTTCGAACGCTGACCTGAACGAACACATCGACATGTGTCTGAACCAGGACGCGTTCGCCGAGATGGCTGACACGGCACCATCATCAGCGAAACGCCCAGCGGCCAGTGACTCGCGTCCCGGaaagaagcgcaaggctTCGAACACGACTTCAAAGGCtgggagctcgagcgcgggcAAGGGGAGTGTTCTGGAATGGCTGCGGCGTGGCTAG
- the SSC1 gene encoding uncharacterized protein (Belongs to the heat shock protein 70 family) translates to MYGITRSIRSTPFSAARAATRASPFVGSKRYNSKISGPVVGIDLGTTNSCVSIFEAGQAKVLENAEGARTTPSFVAFTKDGERLVGQPARRQAVVNAENTIFASKRLIGRKFSDAEVQRDIKQVPYKIVAHSNGDAWVEARGEKYSPAQIGAFVVGKMRDTAAAYLGKPVKHAVITVPAYFNDSQRQATKDAGQIAGLDVLRVINEPTAAALAYGLDKSETATIAVYDLGGGTFDISILEMQKGVFEVKSTNGDTHLGGEDFDIALVNYILEEAKKTEGIDVSGDRMAIQRIREAAERAKIELSSTSSTDISLPYVTATAEGPKHINLTLTRAKLEAIVKPLIDRTEEPCKKALRDAGIKPAELNDVLLVGGMTRMPKVVETAKALFGREPSKGVNPDEAVAMGAAIQAGVLAGNVTDILLLDVTPLSLGIETLGGVFTRLINRNTTIPTKKSQTFSTAADGQTAIEVKVYQGERELVRDNKLLGNFQLTGLPPAPKGVPQIQITFDIDADGIVNVSAVDKATNREQSMTIASSSGLSDSEIENMVADAERYAETDKQRRAVIEEANRGESFVTDTEKSMGEFEAQLDNEEREKVKKLLAELREISAKGAAGDASVKAEDIKAAIDAAQQASLGLFQKVYEKRKAEGGAQEGEPSSTEGEKKD, encoded by the exons ATGTACGGTATCACCCGCTCCATCCGCTCGACCCCCTTCTCggccgcccgcgccgccacc cgcgcctcgcccttcGTTGGTTCGAAGCGCTACAACTCCAAGATCTCCGGCCCCGTTGTCGGCATTGACCTTGGCACCACCAACTCGTGTGTGTCCATCTTCGAGGCTGGCCAGgccaaggtcctcgagaACGCGGAGGGTGCCCGCACCACCCCTTCGTTCGTCGCCTTCACCAAGG atggcgagcgcctcgtcggccagcCCGCGCGGCGACAGGCTGTCGTCAACGCCGAGAACACCATCTTTGCGTCCAAGCGTCTGATTGGCCGCAAGTTCTCGGACGCTGAGGTTCAGCGTGACATCAAGCAGGTGCCCTACAAGATTGTTGCGCACTCGAACGGTGACGCCTGGGTTGAGGCCCGTGGCGAGAAGTACTCGCCCGCCCAGATTGGTGCCTTTGTTGTCGGCAAGATGAGGGATACTGCTGCTGCCTACCTCGGCAAGCCCGTCAAGCACGCCGTCATCACCGTCCCCGCCTACTTCAACGACTCGCAGCGTCAGGCCACCAAGGACGCCGGCCAGATTGCCGgtctcgacgtcctccgTGTCATCAACGAGCccacggccgccgccctcgcctaCGGCCTCGACAAATCGGAGACTGCCACCATTGCCGTCTACGACCTTGGAGGTGGTACTTTCGACATTTCCATCCTCGAGATGCAGAAGGGCGTCTTCGAGGTTAAGTCGACCAACGGTGACACCCACCTCGGTGGTGAGGACTTTGACATTGCTCTCGTCAACTacatcctcgaggaggccaagaagaccGAGGGCATTGACGTCTCGGGCGACCGCATGGCCATCCAGCGTATCCGTGAGGCCGCTGAGCGCGCCAAGATTGAGCTttcgtcgacctcgtcgaccgaCATCTCGCTCCCTTACGTCACCGCCACTGCCGAGGGCCCTAAGCACAtcaacctcaccctcacccgtgccaagctcgaggcgatCGTGAAGCCCCTCATCGACCGCACCGAGGAGCCTTGCAAGAAGGCTCTCCGTGACGCCGGCATCAAgcccgccgagctcaacgacgtcctcctcgttggTGGAATGACCCGTATgcccaaggtcgtcgagacCGCCAAGGCCCTCTTCGGCCGTGAGCCCTCCAAGGGTGTCAACCccgacgaggccgtcgccATGGGCGCCGCCATCCAGGCTGGTGTCCTTGCCGGCAACGTCACCGAcattctcctcctcgacgtcaccCCCCTCTCGCTCGGTATCGAGACTCTCGGCGGTGTCTTCACCCGTCTCATCAACCGCAACACTACCATCCCCACCAAGAAGTCTCAGACCTTCtcgaccgccgccgacggccAGACCGCCatcgaggtcaaggtctACCAGGGCGAGCGTGAGCTTGTCCGTGACAacaagctcctcggcaaCTTCCAGCTTACTGGCCTTCCCCCTGCCCCCAAGGGTGTCCCCCAGATCCAGATCACCTTCGACATTGACGCCGACGGTATCGTCAACGTCTCGGCGGTGGACAAGGCCACCAACCGCGAGCAGAGCATGACCAttgcctcgtcgtcgggtCTCTCGGACTCGGAGATCGAGAACATGGTTgctgacgccgagcgctACGCCGAGACCGACAAGCAGCGCCGCGCTgtcatcgaggaggccaacCGTGGCGAGTCGTTCGTTACCGACACCGAGAAGTCGATGGGCGAGTTTGaggcccagctcgacaacgaggagcgcgagaaggtcaagaagctccttgccgagctccgcGAGATCTCCGCCAAGGGCGCTGCCGGCGACGCTTcggtcaaggccgaggacatcAAGGCCGCCATCGACGCTGCCCAGCAGGCTTCGCTCGGCCTTTTCCAGAAGGTCTacgagaagcgcaaggctgAGGGTGGTGCCCAGGAGGGCGagccctcgtcgaccgagggcgagaagaaggactAA
- a CDS encoding uncharacterized protein (Pyridoxamine 5'-phosphate oxidase), giving the protein MDGTKREFEKTYENEVGRDAYKARYDFETIRQIIAEAHFVNVAFVDLDGNPQCIPMVAAIVETPAGLEVYLHGYHRARLVRLVPPETRVCITATLMDGIVLALSAFNSSINHRSAVLHGQVGEWSEGEAGEKERWEASRAIVEGVMPGRWDGCRAPSPAEMTTTGFVKVKIHSASAKIRSGEPGEERRDEKDEELRSRVWAGVIPVRAAYGTPEPSRFNRVPLPDYIQTSIVRGGALSN; this is encoded by the exons ATGGACGGCACGAAGCGCGAATTCGAGAAGACGTATG AGAATGAGGTCGGGCGCGACGCGTACAAGGCGCGCTATGACTTTGAGACCATCCGGCAGA TCATTGCTGAGGCTCACTTTGTCAATGTCGCCTTTGTCGACTTGGATGGCAACCCA caaTGCATCCCCATGGTGGCAGCCATTGTTGAGACGCCAGCGGGTCTCGAAGTATACCTACACGGCTACCACCGtgctcgcctcgtccgccttgTGCCCCCCGAGACGCGCGTGTGCATCACCGCGACGCTGATGGACGGAATCGTGCTGGCGTTGAGCGCGTTTAACAGCTCCATCAACCACCGGAGTGCCGTGCTGCATGGCCAGGTAGGGGAGTGGAGTGAAGGTGAAGCGGGAGAAAAGGAGCGATGGGAAGCCTCACGTGCGATTGTTGAAGGAGTGATGCCAGGACGCTGGGATGGGTGTCGTGCGCCCAGCCCAGCcgagatgacgacgaccggCTTTGTTAAGGTCAAGATCCACAGTGCGAGTGCCAAAATACGCAGCGGGGAGCCAGGGGAGGAGCGTCGggacgagaaggacgaggagctaCGAAGCCGCGTGTGGGCTGGCGTGATTCCTG TTCGTGCTGCGTACGGCACCCCAGAACCTTCGCGTTTCAACCGCGTTCCGCTACCCGACTACATCCAAACCTCCATCGTTCGTGGAGGCGCTCTATCCAACTGA
- the QCR2 gene encoding uncharacterized protein (Insulinase (Peptidase family M16)), with translation MSLLRLPRAAPALRRSYATAANVTEAAGVKVLGIDNGLRPATTSVSVIVKAGSRYEPAPGVAHVLKNFVFKSTASGSALKTARETELYGGVLSAGLSREYLYINAEFLRGDEGYFLPLLASVLSSTQFIPHEYAELVLPTVQGETEAAAADPAQIALDTAANVAFRRGLGNSIFASPHSPVTLDTVKAFAQAAFAKSNIAVVGQGISTEALAAAVNSAFVGAAGSSSASLQTAKSQYHGGEARIALDTHASPTAQPTLVISYGQAGTTSPEVAVIPHLLGGQSALKWSPGSTPLSKAAEKVAGATVRSFVTSYSDASLLNIVIQAPTNEGVRAVAQDVAAAIKAASSGVKEDDLKRAIAKAKFADATTLEHYASLVDAAAPALFTGQTVQSQNLALDGLSTSAVSQAAKSLFAVKPTVVAVGSNVLPYADELGL, from the exons ATGtctctcctccgcctcccccgcgccgctccgGCCCTTCGCCGGTCCtacgccaccgccgccaacgtTACCGAGGCTGCTGGCGTCAaggtcctcggcatcgacaACGGCCTCCGCCCCGCGACCACGAGCGTGTCCGTGATCGTCAAGGCCGGCTCGCGCTACGAGCCTGCTCCCGGTGTCGCTCACGTCCTCAAGAACTTTGTGTTCAAG TCGACTGCCTCGGGTTCGGCGCTCAAGACTGCCCGTGAGACGGAGCTCTACGGTGGTGTCCTCTCGGCTGGCCTCTCGCGCGAGTACCTCTACATCAACGCCGAGTTCCTccgcggcgacga GGGCTacttcctccccctcctcgcgtcGGTCCTCTCGTCGACCCAGTTCATCCCCCACGAgtacgccgagctcgtcctccccaCTGTCCAAGGCGAGACTGaggccgctgccgccgaccCCGCCCAGATCGCGCTCGACACTGCCGCCAACGTTGCGTTCCGCCGGGGCCTTGGCAACTCGATCTTTGCGTCGCCTCACTCGCCCGTGACCCTTGACACCGTCAAGGCGTTCGCTCAGGCTGCGTTCGCCAAGTCGAACATTGCCGTAGTTGGCCAGGGTATCTCCACCGAGGCCCttgccgctgccgtcaACTCGGCGTTCGTTGGTGCCgccggctcgtcgtcggcctcgctcCAGACCGCCAAGTCGCAGTACCACGGCGGTGAGGCGCgcatcgccctcgacacGCACGCCAGCCCCACGGCTCAGCCTACCCTCGTCATTTCGTACGGCCAGGCCGGCACCACCTCGCCTGAGGTCGCCGTCATTCCCCacctccttggcggccaGTCGGCGCTCAAGTGGTCGCCCGGCTCGACCCCCCTGtccaaggcggccgagaaggtCGCTGGCGCCACCGTCCGCTCGTTCGTGACCTCGTACTCTGACGCGTCGCTCCTCAACATTGTCATCCAGGCCCCCACCAACGAGGGTGTTCGTGCCGTTGCCCAGGATGTCGCTGCCGCCATCAAGGCTGCCTCGTCGGgtgtcaaggaggacgacctcaAGCGTGCGatcgccaaggccaagttcgccgacgccaccaCTCTCGAGCACTACGCTTCGCTCgttgacgccgccgcccctGCGCTCTTCACCGGCCAGACGGTCCAGTCGCAGAACTTGGCTCTCGACGGCCTGtccacctcggccgtctCGCAGGCTGCCAAGTCGCTCTTTGCTGTTAAGCCAACAGTCGTTGCCGTTGGCTCTAACGTCCTTCCTTACGC cgacgagctcggcctgtAA